A single genomic interval of Cellulosilyticum sp. I15G10I2 harbors:
- a CDS encoding macrolide 2'-phosphotransferase: MNKLKIKQLANDKGLDILEETITINGSGVDFLVAHAKAQNGDKWILRIPRRPESMRHALQEKRALDILNHYASFQVPEWSIYSEELIAYKQLKGVPAATIDPQQQAYVWCFDETNVPAEYYNSLGKVLANLHALPQHEFKNIGVEVIGASELRVAMKQRMERVKEKYQVNPKLWDSWQAWLSEDSFWPSHVGVKHGDLHPGHILINKDNCVTGLIDWTEVGIADVSVDFMSHYLLFGKDGLKKLIDAYDNAGGKTWVRMEEHIAQLLTTSGITVAEYAELSGLQDMHETAAHMLASDC; encoded by the coding sequence ATGAATAAACTTAAAATTAAACAATTAGCAAATGATAAAGGTCTGGATATTTTAGAAGAGACTATAACAATTAATGGGTCAGGAGTTGACTTTCTCGTAGCTCATGCTAAAGCTCAAAACGGCGATAAGTGGATACTAAGGATTCCGCGCAGACCAGAATCTATGAGACATGCGCTGCAAGAGAAAAGAGCGTTAGATATCCTAAATCATTATGCAAGCTTTCAAGTTCCTGAGTGGTCTATCTATTCAGAAGAGCTCATTGCGTATAAGCAGTTAAAGGGTGTTCCGGCTGCGACTATTGATCCTCAACAACAAGCCTATGTATGGTGTTTTGATGAAACCAATGTACCAGCTGAGTACTATAACTCATTGGGTAAAGTGCTGGCAAATTTACACGCATTACCCCAACATGAATTTAAAAATATTGGTGTTGAAGTGATCGGGGCGAGTGAGTTAAGAGTGGCTATGAAACAACGCATGGAACGAGTGAAGGAAAAATATCAGGTCAACCCGAAGTTATGGGACAGCTGGCAAGCGTGGTTATCCGAAGACTCATTTTGGCCGTCTCATGTAGGTGTAAAACATGGGGACCTGCATCCAGGACACATCCTGATTAATAAGGATAATTGTGTTACGGGATTAATTGATTGGACAGAAGTAGGGATAGCTGATGTGTCTGTAGATTTCATGTCCCATTACCTGCTCTTTGGGAAAGACGGACTAAAAAAGTTGATCGACGCCTATGACAATGCGGGAGGTAAAACTTGGGTAAGAATGGAGGAGCATATTGCCCAGCTGCTAACAACAAGCGGGATCACTGTCGCTGAATATGCAGAGTTGTCGGGGCTGCAAGACATGCATGAGACAGCTGCACACATGCTTGCAAGTGATTGTTAG
- a CDS encoding AraC family transcriptional regulator — protein MLKELNHVIDYIEAHLTDDLSLEIISEYAGVSDYHFRKIFFYLSGMTLTEYIKNRRLSEANKDLLQGEKVTDVAFKYGYQSMDGFTRAFKKWSGFLPSDVVKKGISKSFPKLSFIITVKGGVSMEFRIEDKPAFNLVGVTRRVPMQFEGVNNAIVELAKSITSKQREEMHALQDIAPYEVVNASYNADANFLKEEGDLTHLIGVLTTKDEVSELLEKVSVEAYTWAIFPNEGPFPSTLQQTMASIYAEWLPSSNYEVINAPSFSFTKMNEHKAQYAYSEIWIPVRKK, from the coding sequence ATGTTAAAAGAATTAAATCATGTGATTGACTACATTGAAGCGCATTTAACAGATGATTTATCTCTTGAAATCATTTCTGAATATGCTGGGGTTTCTGATTATCATTTTAGAAAGATATTCTTTTATCTTTCAGGCATGACGCTTACTGAGTATATCAAAAACAGAAGATTATCAGAAGCCAATAAGGACTTATTACAGGGGGAGAAAGTAACGGATGTTGCTTTTAAATACGGGTATCAGTCAATGGATGGCTTTACTCGGGCATTTAAAAAGTGGAGCGGCTTTTTACCTTCAGATGTAGTCAAAAAAGGCATAAGCAAATCATTTCCCAAACTTTCATTTATCATAACCGTTAAGGGAGGCGTTTCTATGGAATTTAGAATTGAAGACAAACCCGCGTTTAATTTAGTTGGGGTAACTAGGCGAGTACCGATGCAATTTGAAGGGGTTAATAATGCGATTGTAGAGCTTGCAAAAAGCATAACAAGTAAACAGAGAGAAGAGATGCATGCGCTGCAAGATATAGCACCTTATGAGGTTGTTAATGCTTCTTATAATGCCGATGCTAACTTCTTAAAAGAAGAAGGCGATTTAACCCATTTAATAGGGGTTTTAACGACCAAAGATGAGGTGAGTGAATTATTAGAAAAAGTGTCAGTTGAAGCGTATACTTGGGCGATCTTTCCAAACGAAGGACCATTTCCTTCTACGCTTCAGCAAACAATGGCAAGTATCTACGCAGAATGGCTGCCTTCTTCAAACTACGAAGTAATCAATGCGCCTAGCTTTTCTTTTACGAAAATGAATGAGCATAAAGCGCAGTACGCTTATAGCGAAATTTGGATTCCTGTTCGTAAGAAATAA
- a CDS encoding GNAT family N-acetyltransferase: MERNIVTIKPMLNYSQDVRLEAASVFADAYYRDLSFLSKDRNKLKEAFKKAFCHEVFYLAEIQGEIVGMLACANRKQRGMVIDKASFKKSLGFIKGSLAYWWLKREFNAPLSYSDDTAYIECVATKEKARGKGVSTALFQYVMQELPYRRYVLEVIDSNQNAYRLYKKLGFNDFKRKREKYSKIKGFKERIYMEWQK; this comes from the coding sequence ATGGAAAGAAATATAGTTACCATCAAGCCAATGCTAAACTATAGCCAAGATGTTCGGCTTGAAGCAGCCAGTGTTTTTGCGGATGCTTATTATAGGGATTTATCATTTCTTAGTAAAGATAGAAATAAACTTAAAGAGGCTTTTAAAAAAGCATTTTGTCACGAGGTTTTTTATTTGGCTGAAATACAGGGGGAGATTGTAGGCATGCTAGCTTGTGCTAATCGCAAACAGCGAGGTATGGTTATCGATAAAGCAAGCTTTAAAAAAAGCCTGGGTTTTATAAAAGGGAGTTTAGCTTATTGGTGGTTAAAAAGAGAATTCAATGCACCCTTAAGTTATTCGGATGATACTGCCTATATTGAATGTGTTGCCACAAAAGAAAAAGCAAGAGGAAAAGGAGTTTCTACAGCACTGTTTCAGTATGTTATGCAAGAACTGCCCTATAGGCGCTATGTGCTTGAGGTTATAGATAGTAATCAAAATGCTTATCGCTTATATAAAAAACTGGGATTTAATGATTTTAAACGTAAACGAGAAAAATACTCTAAAATTAAAGGCTTTAAAGAAAGAATCTATATGGAATGGCAAAAATAA
- a CDS encoding LysR family transcriptional regulator has product MSIQKYMAFVKTVEYGSFTKAADALNYTQSGISRMIKDLEREWCVSLLERGRAGVSLTSDGLKLLPQLKRICNEHEILIAQIDDLHDMQSGLIRIGTFSSVATHWLPNMIKIFKKDYPKIDFELLLGDYTEIEDWILEGRVDFGFLRLPTKSELETIFLELDRLLVVIPQDHPFANADKFPVNELLTSPFMLLEKGAKAEISEIFEKHHIVPQVHFTTWDDYAIMSMVENGLGISILPELILQRIPYKIAAKELETPAFRNIGVAMREQKLLSIAAKRFLEYLHYRK; this is encoded by the coding sequence ATGAGTATCCAAAAATATATGGCGTTTGTCAAAACAGTAGAATATGGGAGTTTCACTAAGGCCGCCGATGCACTAAACTATACTCAGTCTGGCATCAGCCGTATGATTAAGGATTTAGAAAGGGAATGGTGCGTCTCTCTTCTCGAGCGAGGGCGCGCCGGTGTCAGTTTAACCTCTGATGGCTTGAAGTTATTGCCTCAGTTAAAGCGCATCTGCAATGAGCATGAAATCCTAATAGCGCAAATCGACGACTTACATGATATGCAGTCCGGCCTGATTCGTATTGGAACATTTTCAAGTGTAGCAACTCACTGGCTCCCTAATATGATTAAGATTTTTAAGAAGGACTATCCAAAAATTGATTTTGAATTATTGCTTGGTGATTATACAGAAATTGAAGACTGGATCTTAGAAGGACGTGTTGACTTCGGATTTTTACGGCTGCCGACAAAATCAGAACTTGAAACGATATTTTTGGAGCTGGACCGCTTGCTTGTAGTAATTCCCCAAGATCATCCGTTCGCTAATGCGGATAAGTTTCCAGTGAATGAGTTACTCACTAGTCCGTTTATGCTGCTCGAAAAGGGGGCCAAGGCAGAAATCTCTGAAATATTTGAGAAACATCATATCGTCCCGCAAGTTCATTTTACAACCTGGGATGACTATGCCATTATGTCCATGGTAGAAAACGGCCTTGGCATCAGCATATTGCCCGAACTCATTTTACAACGTATTCCTTATAAAATTGCAGCTAAAGAGCTTGAAACTCCTGCCTTTAGAAATATCGGCGTGGCTATGCGCGAACAAAAATTACTTTCTATTGCTGCAAAACGATTTTTAGAATATCTGCATTATAGGAAGTAG
- a CDS encoding AAC(3) family N-acetyltransferase, which translates to MYTKQDLKNMVQEMGIESTDTVLIHSSMKSIGEVLGGADTVLDAFMEYLVEGLLIMPTHTWANMSEAHNAYDPMREPSCVGILTNLFMKREGVIRSLHPTHSVAAYGKDSIEYVKGEEEVTTPCAVGGCYDRLRERNAKILLLGVNHMRNTFIHGVEEILQVPERFTEKPVLFKIVMPDGSLKESHMYRHYNQTTAHISEAYSKLEQAFYDNNVAHQVRFGDAKCILCDANGIFEVTKKVLSHQINCLIELDEIPKEWWT; encoded by the coding sequence ATGTATACGAAACAAGATCTAAAAAATATGGTACAAGAAATGGGTATAGAGTCTACAGATACCGTACTTATTCATTCATCCATGAAATCAATCGGTGAAGTTTTAGGTGGCGCAGACACCGTACTTGATGCATTCATGGAATATTTAGTCGAAGGCTTATTAATTATGCCTACACATACTTGGGCGAATATGAGTGAGGCTCATAACGCGTATGATCCAATGAGGGAACCCTCCTGCGTTGGCATATTAACCAATTTATTTATGAAGAGAGAGGGCGTCATTCGTTCATTACATCCAACACATAGTGTAGCTGCCTATGGCAAGGATAGTATAGAATACGTAAAAGGGGAAGAAGAGGTAACAACGCCCTGTGCAGTGGGTGGATGCTATGATCGCTTAAGAGAAAGAAATGCGAAAATCCTTTTATTAGGCGTAAACCATATGCGTAACACATTTATTCATGGTGTGGAAGAGATTTTACAGGTACCAGAACGTTTTACAGAAAAACCAGTACTTTTTAAGATTGTAATGCCAGATGGCAGCTTAAAAGAAAGCCACATGTATCGCCATTACAATCAAACGACGGCTCATATATCAGAGGCCTATAGTAAATTGGAGCAAGCATTCTATGATAATAACGTAGCACATCAAGTCAGGTTTGGAGATGCGAAGTGCATTTTATGTGATGCCAATGGTATCTTTGAGGTTACAAAAAAGGTGTTGTCACATCAGATTAATTGTTTAATAGAATTAGATGAGATCCCAAAAGAATGGTGGACATAG
- a CDS encoding ABC transporter ATP-binding protein, which yields MEILRVEHLSKHYGSGETMVKALDDISFSIEKGEFVAIVGPSGSGKSTLLHMLGGVDLPTKGKVFIDNTDIYKLNETQLAIFRRRQIGLIYQFYNLIPVLNVEENITLPLLLDGHKVDEEQFNHITGILNLKNRLGHLPNQLSGGQQQRVSIGRALISNPAIMLADEPTGNLDSKNSTEIIELLKMFNKTFHQTLIVITHDERIALQADRVIVIEDGQIAKNEVIR from the coding sequence ATGGAAATATTAAGAGTAGAACATTTATCAAAACATTATGGCAGCGGTGAAACGATGGTAAAAGCACTGGATGATATTTCTTTTTCTATAGAAAAGGGAGAATTTGTAGCGATTGTAGGTCCGTCAGGATCTGGTAAATCAACTCTATTGCATATGCTTGGCGGAGTAGATCTGCCAACTAAAGGCAAAGTTTTTATAGATAATACAGATATTTATAAGCTTAATGAAACACAGCTTGCCATCTTTAGACGTAGACAAATTGGTCTTATTTATCAATTTTACAACTTAATTCCTGTACTTAATGTAGAAGAAAATATAACACTGCCGCTACTACTGGATGGGCATAAAGTTGATGAGGAGCAGTTTAATCATATTACTGGTATATTAAACCTGAAGAATAGACTTGGGCATTTGCCAAACCAGCTCTCAGGCGGGCAGCAGCAAAGAGTATCTATAGGACGGGCACTCATAAGTAATCCAGCCATCATGCTGGCAGACGAACCTACGGGTAATCTAGACAGTAAAAACAGTACTGAGATTATTGAACTCTTAAAAATGTTTAATAAAACATTTCACCAAACCCTTATTGTTATTACCCATGATGAACGTATAGCGCTTCAGGCTGATCGGGTGATCGTGATAGAAGATGGACAGATTGCAAAAAATGAGGTGATCCGCTGA
- a CDS encoding response regulator transcription factor yields MKILLVEDDKTIGAGLEYSLQQEGYTTVLCNDVASGREALNKNQFDLCLLDLSLPDGSGYELCKIAREKWDIPIVFLTACDDEVNVVMGLDMGADDYITKPFRIRELLSRIKSILRRYHKDSSQKTIFELNDVRIHTLDAKVYKKGVEVNLTALEYRLLLTFISHEGQVLTRNQILEGIWDVAGNFVNDNTLTVYIKRLREKLEDDPQNPMIIKTVRGLGYKVGD; encoded by the coding sequence TTGAAAATCTTATTGGTTGAGGATGATAAAACAATTGGGGCAGGGCTTGAATATTCTTTGCAGCAAGAAGGCTATACCACAGTGCTGTGCAATGATGTGGCATCGGGGAGAGAGGCACTTAATAAAAATCAATTTGATTTGTGCTTATTAGACCTTTCATTACCGGATGGCAGTGGCTATGAGCTGTGCAAAATAGCAAGGGAAAAATGGGACATACCCATTGTTTTTTTAACAGCTTGTGATGATGAGGTAAATGTAGTGATGGGGCTTGATATGGGAGCAGATGATTATATTACAAAACCTTTTCGTATCAGAGAGCTTCTCTCACGCATCAAGTCTATACTGCGCAGATATCATAAAGACAGCAGCCAGAAGACGATTTTTGAGTTAAATGATGTGCGCATTCATACACTGGATGCTAAGGTTTATAAAAAAGGTGTGGAAGTGAATCTGACGGCTTTAGAATACCGCTTATTACTGACTTTTATAAGCCATGAAGGACAAGTCTTAACGAGAAATCAAATTCTAGAAGGGATTTGGGATGTGGCAGGCAATTTTGTAAATGACAATACACTAACGGTATACATCAAAAGGCTCAGGGAAAAGCTAGAGGATGATCCTCAAAATCCTATGATTATTAAGACGGTGCGTGGTCTTGGCTATAAGGTAGGTGACTAA
- a CDS encoding DMT family transporter, with product MKGKEMMVKTKNAYFKYITALLLFGSNGIVASYISLTSYEIVFWRTLIGSLFLILVFALSKPKVKFLKNKSHCLYLVISGIAMGASWIFLYEAYAQMGVSIATLTYYCGPVIVIILSPFIFREKMTSVKLFGFLTVIIGMVCVNGQALSQGRTSWGLIYGIFSAITYAVMVVFNKKAASITGLENAMYQLIMSFITVAVFIGLKQGVSVHIMQGDFIPILLLGVVNTGVGCYFYFSSIGSLPVQTVSICGYLEPLSALVFSVVILNEKLSFVQIAGGVLILGGAAFGELFRSIRCGKRYCKDNAA from the coding sequence TTGAAAGGAAAAGAAATGATGGTTAAAACGAAAAATGCCTATTTCAAATACATAACGGCATTGCTCTTGTTTGGCTCTAATGGAATTGTGGCAAGCTATATCTCACTTACTAGCTATGAAATCGTCTTTTGGCGAACTTTAATTGGCAGTTTATTTCTGATTTTAGTCTTTGCACTGTCTAAGCCAAAAGTAAAGTTTTTGAAAAACAAATCACATTGTTTGTATTTAGTAATTTCCGGCATAGCAATGGGAGCAAGCTGGATCTTTTTATATGAAGCTTATGCACAAATGGGTGTAAGTATAGCCACCCTTACGTACTATTGCGGTCCTGTGATTGTCATAATACTTTCGCCCTTTATATTTAGAGAAAAGATGACAAGTGTCAAGCTATTTGGATTTCTTACTGTAATCATTGGAATGGTTTGTGTCAATGGGCAAGCGCTCTCACAGGGAAGAACCTCCTGGGGATTAATCTATGGTATATTTTCCGCCATTACATATGCGGTTATGGTCGTTTTTAATAAAAAAGCTGCAAGCATAACAGGACTTGAAAATGCCATGTATCAGTTAATAATGAGTTTTATAACAGTTGCAGTGTTTATAGGTCTGAAGCAGGGAGTTTCAGTTCATATTATGCAGGGGGATTTTATCCCAATACTTTTATTGGGCGTTGTCAATACTGGGGTTGGCTGTTATTTTTACTTCTCTTCCATTGGCAGCCTGCCTGTGCAGACTGTATCAATTTGTGGCTATCTCGAGCCGCTTTCGGCACTTGTTTTTTCAGTGGTTATACTAAATGAAAAGTTAAGTTTTGTGCAAATCGCTGGAGGTGTGTTGATTTTAGGCGGTGCAGCATTTGGAGAGTTGTTTCGTTCTATTCGCTGCGGCAAACGATATTGTAAAGACAATGCTGCATGA
- a CDS encoding nitroreductase family protein, with product MNIPFPLKSTIDARRSARSYKMTAVNKDIIESIKDFANAMAVPFDHSVEIKFFTADPTKTLYTIMKSPPDNVAFVAETDSISISKVGFIGELLILFAESKGISTCWYGHYKLSELERLLPHLQSAEQLKESNMGYGYSKGITTGRRAICITPIGYYEDGGLRLVDRITKKTSSFKRKEVKELLVNPNDYDKLSDDILYALDLGRKAPSAGNSQMWQFAFEDDFKTITVAMPVGYKHFKWEHPNVDIGICACHIWLGLIDKGYAPKVTVNEDSDRAVWRLSIE from the coding sequence ATGAATATCCCATTTCCCCTAAAAAGTACTATTGATGCACGGCGATCAGCACGCAGCTACAAAATGACTGCTGTTAATAAGGACATCATTGAATCCATAAAGGATTTTGCAAATGCAATGGCAGTTCCTTTCGATCACAGTGTTGAGATCAAATTTTTTACTGCTGATCCAACCAAAACGCTTTATACAATTATGAAATCCCCACCGGATAACGTTGCCTTTGTGGCAGAAACCGATAGTATCTCCATCTCAAAGGTTGGTTTTATTGGAGAGCTACTTATTCTTTTTGCAGAGAGCAAAGGGATTTCAACTTGTTGGTACGGGCACTATAAACTATCGGAACTTGAGCGTTTGCTGCCTCATTTACAATCTGCTGAGCAGTTAAAAGAATCAAATATGGGTTATGGCTATTCAAAAGGTATAACCACCGGCAGGCGGGCAATATGTATCACACCCATCGGCTATTATGAAGATGGAGGATTGCGCCTGGTAGACAGAATTACGAAAAAAACATCAAGTTTTAAACGTAAAGAAGTTAAAGAGTTGCTTGTAAATCCCAATGATTATGATAAACTTTCAGATGATATTTTGTATGCGCTTGACTTAGGAAGAAAAGCACCATCTGCTGGCAACTCGCAAATGTGGCAATTTGCCTTTGAGGATGATTTCAAAACGATTACTGTTGCTATGCCAGTTGGCTATAAGCATTTTAAATGGGAACACCCAAATGTTGATATAGGCATTTGTGCATGTCATATTTGGCTTGGATTAATTGATAAGGGATATGCTCCAAAGGTAACCGTAAATGAAGATTCAGACAGAGCAGTGTGGAGACTTTCAATAGAATAA
- a CDS encoding sensor histidine kinase: MLRNKEIRIFLVVMLMIAAVGVVFIFSLNTTAGLIAFITFILITIYSFWFTLRRYKEIERLSGYLRCICAGDHSLDIRDNEEGELSILKNEIYKVTLMLSKQGELLKEEKKQLANALADISHQLKTPLTSMMVMTDLLSGDSLQREKRIEFTKNIEIQLERMEWLLTSLLKLSKIDAGTVVFKKEKLLVSELIKKAMQPLLIPMEIKEQQLVIEGGEKAAFIGDLSWSTEAIINIVKNCIEHTPIGGVISISFSENPLYTEILISDTGVGIDKEDLPYVFKRFYKGKNASEDSVGIGLAMAKSIVVSQKGDVSVTSKKGEGTQFSMKFYK; encoded by the coding sequence ATGCTGCGCAACAAAGAAATACGTATTTTTCTTGTAGTAATGCTTATGATAGCAGCTGTGGGCGTGGTTTTTATTTTTAGTTTAAACACCACGGCTGGACTTATTGCCTTTATTACCTTTATTTTAATAACTATCTACAGTTTTTGGTTTACGCTAAGAAGATATAAGGAAATCGAGCGGCTCTCAGGTTATCTGCGCTGTATTTGTGCAGGGGATCATTCCCTTGATATTCGAGATAATGAAGAAGGAGAGCTTAGCATTCTCAAAAATGAGATTTATAAGGTGACGCTGATGCTTTCAAAACAAGGGGAACTGCTTAAAGAGGAAAAAAAGCAGCTTGCAAATGCCCTTGCAGATATATCTCACCAGCTCAAGACACCCCTTACTTCAATGATGGTGATGACAGATCTTTTAAGCGGAGATAGTTTACAGCGCGAAAAAAGAATAGAGTTTACCAAAAATATAGAGATTCAGCTTGAGCGGATGGAGTGGCTTTTAACCTCTTTACTGAAACTCTCCAAAATAGATGCCGGAACAGTGGTTTTTAAAAAGGAGAAATTGTTAGTTTCAGAGCTGATCAAAAAAGCCATGCAGCCGCTTCTGATTCCGATGGAGATTAAAGAGCAGCAGCTGGTGATAGAGGGCGGTGAAAAAGCAGCATTCATTGGGGACCTCAGCTGGAGCACAGAAGCTATCATTAATATCGTCAAAAATTGTATTGAACATACACCAATTGGCGGGGTTATCTCGATTTCTTTTAGCGAAAACCCTTTATATACAGAAATCCTTATTTCAGATACTGGAGTTGGTATAGACAAAGAGGATCTGCCTTATGTTTTCAAACGTTTCTACAAAGGTAAAAACGCCAGTGAAGATAGTGTAGGGATAGGTCTTGCAATGGCAAAAAGCATTGTAGTGAGCCAAAAAGGTGACGTGAGCGTTACGAGTAAGAAAGGTGAAGGAACCCAATTTAGTATGAAGTTTTATAAATAA
- a CDS encoding TetR/AcrR family transcriptional regulator translates to MPLQRYDKEKILDICFNVFARHGYANTSTTMLAEAAGISKALIFHHFNSKKDLYLSVLDRCFEKGRVAMHFDTLMETHDFFEAKEKVSVTKFHYYKKNPDLMRIIKEAFYTTPGELKAEIQEKYGALMSANEKEWKRLFNKVPLRVGVDREQAFRLIMLTLDYFDEKYLAELEGSSDLEETYLQHFIEERNSYLSMIRFGIEK, encoded by the coding sequence GTGCCTTTACAACGTTACGATAAAGAAAAAATTTTAGACATCTGTTTTAATGTATTTGCCCGTCATGGATATGCTAATACTTCCACCACCATGCTGGCTGAGGCAGCCGGTATATCCAAGGCCCTCATTTTTCACCATTTTAATAGCAAGAAAGATTTGTATCTGAGTGTTTTGGACAGATGTTTCGAAAAGGGAAGAGTGGCTATGCATTTCGATACTCTAATGGAAACTCATGATTTTTTTGAAGCAAAAGAAAAAGTTAGTGTCACCAAATTTCATTATTATAAAAAAAATCCTGACCTAATGAGAATCATCAAAGAAGCCTTTTACACCACGCCTGGTGAGCTCAAAGCAGAGATCCAAGAAAAGTACGGCGCTTTGATGAGTGCTAATGAAAAAGAATGGAAACGGTTATTTAACAAAGTTCCCCTTAGAGTAGGTGTGGACCGTGAGCAGGCTTTTAGACTGATCATGCTTACGCTGGATTATTTCGATGAAAAGTATTTGGCAGAGCTGGAGGGCAGCAGTGATTTGGAAGAAACATATCTTCAGCATTTCATTGAAGAGAGAAACAGTTATCTTTCTATGATTCGATTTGGCATTGAAAAGTAA
- a CDS encoding TetR/AcrR family transcriptional regulator translates to MARTKEQNDKMSLLTRGKIETVALKLFAQKGFAMTSIKDIAAHANISTGLIYRHFSSKEELFSQLVTNTIDELSGTIQFFDSDIAPADIFRKITRNVIQDIQSSKEISYYFLLVSRLLLEGEALPQAEELQRSDLLLFNHTAELIKKGQALGAFKSGDPYTMSLFFYSVIQGIANMKLFMQEKYKAPEVQDVLAFLLK, encoded by the coding sequence GTGGCTCGCACCAAGGAACAAAATGATAAAATGTCCTTATTAACACGCGGCAAAATTGAGACAGTGGCTCTTAAACTGTTTGCACAAAAAGGGTTTGCCATGACCAGCATAAAAGACATTGCAGCACATGCCAATATTAGCACAGGCCTAATATACCGGCATTTCTCTTCGAAGGAAGAGCTTTTTTCTCAGTTAGTAACAAATACTATTGATGAATTATCCGGTACTATACAATTTTTTGATTCAGATATTGCACCTGCTGATATTTTTAGAAAGATCACTCGCAATGTCATTCAAGATATTCAGTCAAGTAAGGAAATATCCTATTACTTTCTTTTAGTATCCCGTTTGTTACTAGAAGGAGAAGCTTTGCCCCAGGCAGAAGAATTGCAAAGAAGTGATTTGCTTTTATTTAACCACACAGCAGAACTCATTAAAAAAGGGCAGGCGCTAGGAGCGTTTAAGAGTGGTGATCCCTATACAATGTCACTTTTCTTCTATTCTGTTATACAGGGAATAGCCAATATGAAACTATTTATGCAGGAAAAGTACAAGGCACCAGAAGTACAAGATGTTTTAGCATTTTTATTGAAGTAG
- a CDS encoding MFS transporter: protein MNKKRKKKFLNTNFVLFLAGRMISDVGSSVQMVTMPLYILDIGGSAATIGMFSFLTLLPALVIYPFAGVIGDRMNRKKIMVGTDLMSAGAILALGFISYGGFMRISLLLIVQTVISLLNGLFEPATRGMLPGLVAKEELTQSNSAVASMRSLGILLGPVIGTILYANFGITMVFLMNGLSFLLSGASEMMIQYVYVKQQRIAGMKGIVSDLQEGIAFIMKNNIIRNMCYFFLVIYFVVQPIFGVIVPLLFKTHLHYLDTQYGYLQTIIILGALLGSVAVGVLFGKGEKIIKSFKIGSGLLLGSMLMFSILLFPRSITVLGNDTILYFALLAGILGLFSLANILLSVPMQIYIQRQTPDEYMSRVFSLVSMISRGGMPLGALAYGMALEWVNVHLVVLTAVLLMIVICHIFIKSHSSI from the coding sequence ATGAATAAAAAAAGAAAAAAGAAGTTTTTAAATACTAATTTTGTATTGTTCTTAGCTGGCAGAATGATATCTGATGTAGGCAGCAGCGTACAAATGGTAACTATGCCGCTATATATTCTAGATATAGGAGGTTCAGCTGCTACCATTGGGATGTTTTCCTTTTTGACACTGCTGCCAGCCCTAGTCATTTATCCTTTTGCTGGAGTCATTGGGGATAGGATGAATAGAAAAAAGATTATGGTAGGAACAGATCTTATGAGTGCAGGGGCGATACTAGCGTTGGGGTTCATCTCATATGGAGGATTCATGAGGATTTCTTTATTATTAATAGTTCAGACAGTAATTTCTCTATTGAATGGTTTGTTTGAACCAGCTACAAGAGGAATGCTGCCTGGGCTGGTTGCGAAAGAAGAGCTGACACAAAGCAATTCTGCCGTTGCATCTATGAGGAGTCTAGGGATTCTTTTAGGACCAGTCATAGGCACAATCTTATACGCGAACTTCGGGATTACGATGGTTTTTTTGATGAATGGCCTCTCATTTCTCTTATCGGGAGCCAGCGAGATGATGATCCAGTACGTATATGTAAAACAACAAAGAATAGCGGGCATGAAGGGAATTGTAAGTGACCTGCAAGAAGGCATCGCGTTTATTATGAAAAATAATATTATTCGTAATATGTGTTATTTCTTTTTAGTAATCTACTTTGTGGTACAACCGATTTTTGGTGTGATTGTGCCACTGCTTTTTAAGACTCATTTACACTATTTGGATACTCAATACGGTTATTTACAAACAATCATTATATTAGGTGCATTGCTAGGGAGTGTGGCAGTAGGGGTTTTGTTTGGAAAAGGGGAGAAGATCATTAAGTCTTTTAAAATCGGCAGCGGCCTGCTTTTAGGGAGCATGTTAATGTTTTCTATTCTGCTTTTCCCAAGGAGTATAACTGTGTTGGGCAATGATACCATACTCTATTTTGCTTTGTTGGCAGGGATACTAGGCCTTTTTAGTCTTGCTAATATATTGCTATCTGTTCCTATGCAGATTTATATACAGAGACAAACACCAGACGAATATATGTCTAGGGTATTTTCTTTAGTCAGCATGATCTCCAGAGGAGGCATGCCCCTTGGCGCGTTAGCATATGGCATGGCTCTTGAATGGGTCAACGTGCACTTGGTAGTATTGACAGCAGTTTTATTGATGATAGTGATTTGTCATATATTTATTAAGAGTCATAGCAGTATTTAA